One Dunckerocampus dactyliophorus isolate RoL2022-P2 chromosome 18, RoL_Ddac_1.1, whole genome shotgun sequence genomic region harbors:
- the ppp1caa gene encoding protein phosphatase 1, catalytic subunit, alpha isozyme a isoform X2 has translation MAEPDKLNIDSIIQRLLEVKGSRPGKNVQLTESEIRGLCLKSREIFLSQPILLELEAPLKICGDVHGQYYDLLRLFEYGGFPPESNYLFLGDYVDRGKQSLETICLLLAYKIKYPENFFLLRGNHECASINRIYGFYDEYCFNCLPVAAIVDEKIFCCHGGLSPDLQSMEQIRRVMRPTDVPDQGLLCDLLWADPDKDVLGWGENDRGVSFTFGADVVAKFLHKHDMDLICRAHQVVEDGYEFFAKRQLVTLFSAPNYCGEFDNAGAMMSVDETLMCSFQILKPADKKLYPYAGGAGMGSGRPVTPPRNSAKAAKAKK, from the exons ATGGCGGAGCCGGACAAATTAAACATCGACTCTATCATTCAGCGGCTTTTGGAAG TCAAAGGCTCTCGTCCCGGTAAAAACGTGCAGCTGACCGAGAGCGAGATCCGCGGCCTCTGCCTCAAATCTCGTGAGATTTTCCTGAGCCAGCCCATCTTGCTGGAGCTGGAGGCCCCCCTCAAAATCTGCG GTGATGTCCACGGCCAGTACTACGACCTGCTGCGGCTCTTTGAGTACGGAGGCTTCCCCCCGGAGAGCAACTACCTGTTCTTGGGAGACTACGTCGACCGAGGGAAGCAGTCGCTGGAGACCATCTGCCTACTTCTAGCCTACAAGATCAAGTACCCAGAGAACTTCTTCCTGCTGCGTGGAAACCACGAGTGCGCGTCCATCAATCGAATCTACGGCTTCTATGACGAGT ACTGCTTCAACTGTTTACCGGTGGCTGCTATTGTAGATGAGAAGATCTTCTGCTGTCATGGTG GCCTCTCGCCCGACCTCCAGTCCATGGAGCAGATCCGCCGGGTCATGCGGCCCACAGATGTGCCTGACCAGGGCCTGCTATGCGACCTGCTGTGGGCCGACCCCGACAAAGACGTGCTGGGCTGGGGCGAAAACGACCGCGGTGTCTCCTTCACGTTCGGCGCTGACGTCGTGGCCAAATTTTTACACAAACACGACATGGACCTAATATGCAGGGCGCATCAG GTGGTGGAAGACGGCTACGAGTTCTTCGCCAAGAGGCAACTGGTTACTCTCTTCTCTGCTCCCAACTACTGTGGCGAGTTTGACAACGCCGGCGCCATGATGAGCGTGGATGAGACGCTCATGTGCTCCTTCCAG ATTCTGAAGCCGGCAGACAAGAAGTTGTATCCGTACGCAGGAGGTGCAGGAATGGGATCTGGAAGGCCTGTCACCCCGCCAAGAAATTCCGCCAAGGCTGCTAAGGCTAAGAAATAA
- the ppp1caa gene encoding protein phosphatase 1, catalytic subunit, alpha isozyme a isoform X1, producing the protein MAEPDKLNIDSIIQRLLEVKGSRPGKNVQLTESEIRGLCLKSREIFLSQPILLELEAPLKICGDVHGQYYDLLRLFEYGGFPPESNYLFLGDYVDRGKQSLETICLLLAYKIKYPENFFLLRGNHECASINRIYGFYDECKRRYNIKLWKTFTDCFNCLPVAAIVDEKIFCCHGGLSPDLQSMEQIRRVMRPTDVPDQGLLCDLLWADPDKDVLGWGENDRGVSFTFGADVVAKFLHKHDMDLICRAHQVVEDGYEFFAKRQLVTLFSAPNYCGEFDNAGAMMSVDETLMCSFQILKPADKKLYPYAGGAGMGSGRPVTPPRNSAKAAKAKK; encoded by the exons ATGGCGGAGCCGGACAAATTAAACATCGACTCTATCATTCAGCGGCTTTTGGAAG TCAAAGGCTCTCGTCCCGGTAAAAACGTGCAGCTGACCGAGAGCGAGATCCGCGGCCTCTGCCTCAAATCTCGTGAGATTTTCCTGAGCCAGCCCATCTTGCTGGAGCTGGAGGCCCCCCTCAAAATCTGCG GTGATGTCCACGGCCAGTACTACGACCTGCTGCGGCTCTTTGAGTACGGAGGCTTCCCCCCGGAGAGCAACTACCTGTTCTTGGGAGACTACGTCGACCGAGGGAAGCAGTCGCTGGAGACCATCTGCCTACTTCTAGCCTACAAGATCAAGTACCCAGAGAACTTCTTCCTGCTGCGTGGAAACCACGAGTGCGCGTCCATCAATCGAATCTACGGCTTCTATGACGAGT gcAAGCGAAGGTATAACATTAAACTGTGGAAAACCTTCACAGACTGCTTCAACTGTTTACCGGTGGCTGCTATTGTAGATGAGAAGATCTTCTGCTGTCATGGTG GCCTCTCGCCCGACCTCCAGTCCATGGAGCAGATCCGCCGGGTCATGCGGCCCACAGATGTGCCTGACCAGGGCCTGCTATGCGACCTGCTGTGGGCCGACCCCGACAAAGACGTGCTGGGCTGGGGCGAAAACGACCGCGGTGTCTCCTTCACGTTCGGCGCTGACGTCGTGGCCAAATTTTTACACAAACACGACATGGACCTAATATGCAGGGCGCATCAG GTGGTGGAAGACGGCTACGAGTTCTTCGCCAAGAGGCAACTGGTTACTCTCTTCTCTGCTCCCAACTACTGTGGCGAGTTTGACAACGCCGGCGCCATGATGAGCGTGGATGAGACGCTCATGTGCTCCTTCCAG ATTCTGAAGCCGGCAGACAAGAAGTTGTATCCGTACGCAGGAGGTGCAGGAATGGGATCTGGAAGGCCTGTCACCCCGCCAAGAAATTCCGCCAAGGCTGCTAAGGCTAAGAAATAA
- the cldni gene encoding claudin i, with amino-acid sequence MAAMGVQIVCVALGVLGLIGAIVCCAVPRWKVSSFTGSNIVTAQSHQEGLWKTCAVQSTGQQQCKNYDSLLVLPSDLQAARAMTIISCMLAGLSLLILFCGADFTTCVENEDAKPKISLVAGVGLLLAGLVLIIPVSWSAHTVVRDFNNPLVATSQKRELGACIFVGWAGGVLLLLAGGLLCCFSRPKSGGSGGTAKYYSSSASAPNKNYV; translated from the exons ATGGCAGCCATGGGAGTTCAGATCGTCTGCGTGGCCCTCGGGGTCCTGGGCCTGATCGGCGCCATCGTGTGCTGCGCCGTCCCGAGATGGAAGGTGTCCTCCTTCACGGGCTCCAACATCGTCACTGCGCAG agCCATCAGGAGGGTTTGTGGAAGACGTGCGCGGTGCAGAGCACGGGCCAGCAGCAGTGCAAGAACTACGACTCCCTGCTGGTGCTGCCCTCTGACCTGCAGGCCGCCCGCGCCATGACCATCATCAGCTGCATGCTGGCCGGCCTCAGCCTGCTCATCCTGTTCTGCGGCGCCGACTTCACCACCTGCGTGGAGAACGAGGACGCCAAGCCCAAGATCAGCCTGGTGGCCGGCGTGGGCCTGCTGCTGGCCGGCCTGGTGCTCATCATCCCCGTCAGCTGGTCGGCGCACACGGTGGTGAGGGACTTCAACAACCCCCTGGTGGCCACCTCCCAGAAGCGGGAGCTGGGGGCGTGCATCTTCGTGGGCTGGGCGGGCggcgtgctgctgctgctggccgGGGGGCTCCTCTGCTGCTTCAGCAGGCCCAAGTCCGGCGGCTCCGGAGGAACGGCCAAGTACTACAGCAGCAGCGCCTCCGCCCCCAACAAGAACTACGTGTGA
- the coro1a gene encoding coronin-1A: MSRKVVRTSKFRHVFGQAAKADQCYDDIRVSQMTWDSNFCSVNPKFVAMIVDASGGGAFMVLPLGKTGRIDMSYPTVCGHTGPVLDIEFCPHNDNIIASGSEDCSVMIWEIPDAGLTSPLTQPVVKLEGHSKRVGILSWHPTAHNVLMSAGCDNVVILWNVARGEAAVRIDSVHSDLIYSASWNRDGSKIVTSCKDKMLRVLDPRKGTVLFEKEKPHEGSRPVRAVFVSDRRILSTGFSRMSERQVALWDPEKFGEPLNLQELDTSSGVLLPFYDPDTGVFYLCGKGDSSIRYFEVTEEAPYVHYLSMYSSKESQKGMGYMPKRGLEVNKCEIARFYKLHERKCEPIVMTVPRKSDLFQEDLYPDTIGPEPSVEADEWFGGKDAPPVLISLKDGFVSTTKAKEFKVHKSLLKTTSASAGGNHVDGGGELHALRRDLKDVKAALEELSSRVSALEGKH, encoded by the exons ATGTCCAGGAAGGTCGTGAGGACCAGCAAGTTCCGCCACGTCTTCGGCCAGGCGGCCAAGGCGGACCAATGCTACGACGACATCCGCGTCTCCCAGATGACCTGGGACAGCAACTTCTGCTCCGTCAACCCCAAGTTCGTGGCCATGATCGTGGACGCCAGCGGGGGCGGGGCCTTCATGGTGCTGCCGCTCGGCAAG ACGGGCCGTATCGACATGTCCTACCCCACCGTGTGCGGACACACGGGTCCCGTGTTGGACATCGAGTTTTGTCCTCACAACGACAATATCATCGCCAGCGGCTCGGAGGACTGCAGCGTCATG ATCTGGGAGATCCCGGACGCCGGGTTGACCTCGCCGCTCACGCAGCCTGTGGTCAAGCTGGAGGGTCACTCCAAACGTGTTGGCATCCTCAGCTGGCACCCCACGGCTCACAACGTCCTGATGAGTGCAG GCTGCGACAACGTGGTGATTCTGTGGAACGTGGCCCGCGGCGAGGCGGCCGTCAGGATCGACAGCGTGCACTCCGACCTCATCTACAGCGCCAGCTGGAACCGCGACGGCTCCAAGATTGTGACCTCCTGCAAGGACAAGATGCTGAGGGTGCTGGACCCTCGCAAGGGCACCGTCCTCTTC GAGAAGGAGAAACCTCATGAGGGCTCCAGGCCGGTCCGGGCCGTGTTTGTGTCTGACAGGAGGATCCTCAGCACCGGCTTCAGTCGCATGAGTGAGAGGCAGGTGGCACTGTGGGACCCG GAGAAGTTTGGCGAACCGCTGAACTTGCAGGAATTGGACACCAGCAGCGGCGTCCTGCTTCCCTTCTACGACCCCGACACGGGCGTCTTCTACCTCTGTGGCAAG GGCGACAGCAGCATCCGCTACTTTGAGGTGACGGAGGAGGCGCCGTACGTGCACTACCTGTCCATGTACAGCAGCAAGGAGAGCCAGAAGGGGATGGGCTACATGCCCAAGAGGGGCCTGGAGGTCAACAAGTGTGAGATAGCCAG GTTCTACAAACTCCACGAGAGGAAGTGCGAGCCCATCGTCATGACGGTGCCGAGGAAG TCCGACCTCTTCCAGGAGGACCTCTACCCCGACACCATCGGGCCGGAACCATCCGTGGAGGCGGACGAGTGGTTCGGCGGCAAAGACGCCCCGCCCGTCCTGATCTCCCTCAAGGACGGTTTCGTCAGCACCACCAAAGCCAAAGAGTTCAAAGTTCACAAGAGCCTCCTGAAGACGACCAGCGCCTCCGCAGGCGGGAACCACGTGGACGGCGGCGGG GAGCTGCATGCGCTGAGGAGGGACCTCAAGGACGTGAAAGCTGCGCTGGAGGAGCTGAGCAGTCGCGTGAGCGCCCTGGAGGGCAAACATTAA
- the paqr4a gene encoding progestin and adipoQ receptor family member 4a, whose protein sequence is MLSHKILVAILLLNVYVGVQSVYYLFGGVLLSVVFAMAFLNGPRLLDWASSPPHLQFNKYVLTGYRPVSSVQDCIRSLFYLHNELGNIYTHGIPLLCFLVLLPLNIPWSQISVTWLGVVHFLACLSPQLGSVLYHLFMNHEGGEPVYHTLLKLDVCGICMINTLGALPILYSTLLCYPLIRTVALAVYILLSSHAIYCAVTARSSVRRLRSFAWQALFRFSFFLMRWVGVGGGSPTSLRHFLTMDALAVLGGVINIARIPERFRPGLFDYWCNSHQIMHVLVVGSILYLHWGVLDDLLWINSYNCPSD, encoded by the exons ATGTTGTCCCACAAGATTCTAGTGGCCATCCTCTTGTTAAACGTCTACGTAGGCGTGCAGTCCGTCTACTATTTGTTCGGCGGCGTCCTCTTATCTGTGGTGTTCGCCATGGCATTTTTAAATGGACCGCGGCTGCTGGACTGGGCCAGTTCACCCCCGCATCTTCAGTTCAACAAGTATGTTCTGACTGGGTACCGACCCGTCTCCTCCGTGCAGGACTGCATCAGAAGCCTCTTCTACCTGCACAACGAACTTGGAAACATCTACACCCACG GCATCCCTTTGCTTTGCTTCCTGGTGCTGCTGCCGCTCAACATCCCCTGGTCCCAGATCAGCGTGACGTGGCTGGGCGTGGTGCACTTCCTGGCCTGCCTGTCACCCCAGCTGGGCTCGGTGCTCTACCACCTCTTCATGAACCACGAGGGGGGCGAGCCCGTCTACCACACCCTCCTCAAACTGGACGTGTGCGGGATTTGCATGATCAACACGCTGG GGGCGCTGCCGATCCTCTACAGCACGCTGCTGTGTTACCCGCTGATCCGCACGGTGGCGCTGGCCGTCTACATCCTGCTCTCCAGCCACGCCATCTACTGCGCCGTCACGGCCCGCAGCAGCGTGCGCCGCCTGCGCTCCTTCGCCTGGCAGGCGCTCTTCCGCTTCTCCTTCTTCCTGATGCGCTGGGTGGGCGTGGGCGGCGGCAGCCCCACCTCGCTGCGCCACTTCCTCACCATGGACGCGCTGGCCGTGCTGGGCGGAGTCATCAACATCGCCCGCATCCCCGAGCGCTTTCGCCCGGGCCTCTTTGACTACTGGTGCAACAGCCACCAGATCATGCACGTGCTGGTGGTGGGCTCCATCCTCTACCTGCACTGGGGGGTGCTGGACGACCTGCTGTGGATCAACAGCTACAACTGTCCCTCGGACTGA